A single Pseudomonadota bacterium DNA region contains:
- the rimM gene encoding ribosome maturation factor RimM (Essential for efficient processing of 16S rRNA) codes for MNKKCSWQVLGKIVKTHGLRGEIKIVLSGETPDNLTLPGIHLRFADGRLMPAVFHGGRRVSGGYLFRVKGYSDLDAVAPLIKAEVVIRADDLPPLDNDEYYHFQLLGLTVRDISGVYLGELVEILPTGFHDVYCIRGESDEELLIPAVSPFIVNIDISAGSMVVDPRTLREEA; via the coding sequence TTGAATAAAAAGTGTTCCTGGCAGGTGCTGGGAAAAATTGTCAAGACTCACGGGCTTCGTGGTGAGATAAAGATTGTTTTGTCGGGTGAAACCCCCGATAACCTGACGCTTCCCGGTATTCACCTGCGGTTTGCGGACGGGCGCCTGATGCCGGCGGTTTTCCATGGTGGTCGGCGGGTATCGGGGGGATATCTTTTCAGGGTGAAAGGATATTCGGATCTGGATGCGGTGGCTCCGCTGATAAAAGCGGAGGTGGTGATTCGCGCAGATGATTTACCCCCACTGGATAATGATGAATATTATCATTTCCAGCTGTTGGGGTTGACGGTCAGGGATATATCCGGGGTTTATCTGGGAGAATTGGTTGAAATTCTACCGACCGGATTTCATGATGTGTATTGTATCCGGGGAGAGTCTGATGAAGAGCTGCTTATCCCGGCTGTTTCACCGTTCATTGTCAACATAGATATATCGGCGGGAAGTATGGTTGTTGATCCCCGGACTTTGCGCGAAGAGGCTTAG
- a CDS encoding nitrilase-related carbon-nitrogen hydrolase, translated as MFQIAGIQINPILADVKANLKRGIQFMRQIEDEADLIVFPELWTTGYYLSKDVFMEVAETRDGPTIRQLKDEARRAKSVVISSFAEIDEGNIYISAAIIDHTGELLSIVRKSLLWGRENEIFTKGKIEYPIIETNLAKIGVLICYEMEFPEPARLLALEGAEIIVCPSVWSVAASRRWDIQLPARALDNTIFIFGINTVGNNTCGKSKLVGPMGDILAEASKSREEVLSRAVDIKSLYWARDEVHYLKHFRDQLTPGGRTIPILSYSSE; from the coding sequence ATGTTTCAAATCGCAGGAATACAGATAAATCCTATCTTAGCTGATGTTAAAGCCAATTTAAAACGCGGAATTCAATTTATGCGACAGATAGAAGATGAAGCCGATCTGATCGTTTTCCCGGAATTATGGACAACCGGCTACTACCTATCTAAAGATGTTTTTATGGAGGTAGCTGAAACTCGAGATGGACCGACAATCCGCCAACTCAAAGATGAGGCCAGGAGAGCCAAAAGCGTAGTAATAAGTTCATTTGCTGAAATCGATGAAGGAAATATCTATATCTCAGCCGCCATTATTGATCACACGGGAGAGCTTTTAAGCATTGTTCGCAAAAGTCTTTTATGGGGTCGTGAAAATGAGATCTTCACCAAAGGAAAAATCGAGTACCCCATCATCGAGACAAACCTGGCAAAGATTGGGGTCTTGATCTGCTATGAGATGGAGTTCCCAGAACCCGCCCGCCTCCTGGCACTGGAAGGGGCTGAAATAATTGTCTGCCCCTCGGTGTGGAGTGTCGCTGCCTCAAGGCGCTGGGATATTCAACTACCGGCACGGGCACTTGACAACACAATTTTTATATTTGGAATCAACACCGTCGGCAACAACACCTGCGGAAAGAGCAAGCTGGTCGGGCCAATGGGCGACATCCTGGCTGAAGCCTCAAAATCCCGGGAAGAGGTGTTGTCTCGCGCCGTCGACATCAAATCTCTTTACTGGGCCCGGGATGAAGTGCACTATCTTAAACACTTCCGTGACCAGCTGACCCCCGGCGGCCGGACTATCCCGATACTATCTTATTCGAGTGAATAG
- the ffh gene encoding signal recognition particle protein: MFESLSEKLDVSFKKLRGHGRLTEDNVKDALRDVRMVLLEADVNFVVVKQFVKAVRERAMGQEVLQSLTPAQQFVKIVHEELVALMGGVLSPLDLATTPPVAILMVGLQGSGKTTSSGKLALYLKNKEKKKVLLVPVDVYRPAAIDQLQSLGKQIDIPVFPAQTGQDPVAISKKAFTYAKENAFDVLIIDTAGRLHIDDKLMAELERIKKAVSPREILLVADSMTGQEAVTIAKSFHDLLDISGVVLTKLDGDARGGAALSIKAVTGKPIKFVGEGEKLNALDAFYPDRMASRILGMGDVLTLIERAQDVVDEKNAAELARKLRKNEFNFEDFRGQLRQLKKMGSMGGLMKMIPGLGKIKELAADGQADHELVKVEAIINSMTAGERQNYRLINGGRRKRIARGSGTTVQDVNRLLKNYLEMKKMMKKFNKMGPKGLKKLLQ, encoded by the coding sequence ATGTTTGAGTCATTATCAGAAAAGCTGGATGTAAGTTTCAAGAAACTGCGCGGTCATGGACGACTGACCGAAGATAACGTTAAGGATGCCCTGCGGGATGTCCGGATGGTCCTCCTTGAGGCCGATGTTAACTTTGTGGTGGTCAAGCAGTTTGTCAAGGCGGTGCGGGAACGGGCCATGGGTCAGGAAGTCCTGCAGAGCCTTACCCCGGCCCAGCAATTTGTGAAAATTGTCCATGAGGAATTGGTTGCCCTGATGGGTGGGGTTCTTTCGCCGCTGGATTTGGCTACCACACCGCCGGTAGCCATCCTGATGGTTGGTCTTCAGGGCTCAGGGAAAACCACTTCCAGTGGCAAGCTGGCTCTTTACCTGAAAAACAAAGAGAAAAAAAAAGTTTTGCTGGTTCCGGTCGATGTCTACCGACCGGCAGCCATTGACCAGTTGCAGAGCTTGGGAAAACAGATTGATATTCCTGTTTTTCCGGCACAGACCGGGCAGGATCCGGTAGCAATCAGTAAAAAAGCTTTTACTTATGCCAAAGAGAATGCTTTTGACGTTCTGATTATTGATACCGCCGGTCGTCTCCATATTGATGATAAATTGATGGCCGAACTTGAGCGGATAAAAAAGGCGGTAAGCCCCCGGGAAATTCTTCTGGTTGCGGATTCCATGACCGGTCAGGAAGCGGTAACCATTGCCAAATCATTTCATGATTTGCTCGATATATCTGGTGTAGTGCTGACCAAACTTGATGGTGATGCCCGGGGTGGCGCCGCTCTTTCCATTAAAGCAGTGACTGGTAAACCCATCAAGTTTGTTGGTGAGGGTGAGAAGCTTAATGCCCTGGATGCCTTTTATCCGGATCGCATGGCTTCCAGAATTCTGGGTATGGGTGATGTCTTAACCCTGATAGAGCGGGCCCAGGATGTTGTTGATGAGAAGAATGCCGCCGAACTAGCACGGAAACTGCGGAAAAATGAATTCAACTTTGAAGATTTCCGCGGGCAGCTGCGGCAGTTGAAAAAGATGGGTTCCATGGGCGGCCTGATGAAAATGATTCCCGGTTTGGGAAAAATAAAAGAGCTGGCCGCCGATGGTCAGGCTGACCATGAGTTGGTAAAGGTTGAGGCGATTATCAATTCCATGACTGCCGGGGAGCGTCAGAATTACCGGTTGATTAATGGTGGCCGTCGCAAACGGATTGCCAGAGGCAGCGGTACTACCGTGCAGGATGTGAACCGGCTGTTGAAAAATTATCTTGAAATGAAAAAAATGATGAAGAAATTTAATAAAATGGGTCCGAAAGGGCTTAAAAAACTTTTACAGTAA
- a CDS encoding RNA methyltransferase, which yields MTGSSLYPVLLHYPVEDKDGNEISAAVTNLDLHDLARIAITYETGDVWVVTPIPEQQQLVRDIVEHWTCGAGSRHNPDRKLALSKIRLAASLEEVVQALYSDTSGPVFTVSTSARKTGSELSFELFRRRLEQRQGRYLLLFGTAHGISRKLRQQADYQLEPIQTGGIYNHLPVRAAVAIAVDRLLGR from the coding sequence GTGACTGGATCGTCACTTTATCCGGTATTGTTACATTATCCGGTTGAAGATAAGGATGGTAACGAGATATCCGCCGCGGTAACCAACTTGGATCTTCATGATCTGGCCCGGATTGCCATAACTTATGAAACCGGGGACGTGTGGGTGGTGACGCCAATCCCCGAGCAGCAACAACTGGTCAGGGATATTGTTGAACACTGGACCTGTGGTGCTGGTTCCCGCCACAATCCTGACCGGAAACTGGCATTGTCTAAAATCAGGTTGGCAGCTAGCCTGGAAGAGGTAGTACAGGCATTATACAGCGATACTTCCGGTCCGGTTTTTACCGTTTCCACCAGTGCCAGAAAAACTGGCTCTGAGCTGAGTTTTGAGTTGTTTCGTCGGCGTCTTGAACAGCGGCAAGGCCGTTATCTATTGCTGTTTGGCACCGCTCACGGAATCAGCAGGAAGTTGCGGCAGCAGGCTGATTACCAGCTGGAGCCTATTCAGACCGGGGGTATCTATAACCACTTACCGGTCCGGGCGGCGGTGGCGATAGCAGTTGACCGATTGCTGGGTCGTTGA
- the trmD gene encoding tRNA (guanosine(37)-N1)-methyltransferase TrmD, with the protein MIHIDVVTIFPDMFVSPFGESIIRRAMERQLVSLQLHNLRDFCHDRHRVVDDYPYGGGAGMVMRPEPAIRAIQSLRDGDRPASVILTSPQGDIFSQEMAAELVEENRLIFFCGHYEGVDERIRSHVDREISIGDYVLTGGELPAMVIIDAVVRLLPGVLGSAESLAEESFSPLLEYPHYTRPAEFEGMAVPDVLRSGHHQQISEWRRQQALWRTFCRRPDLLENIALSPTEKRLLSGWKADREK; encoded by the coding sequence ATGATACATATTGATGTAGTAACTATTTTTCCTGACATGTTTGTTTCCCCTTTTGGCGAAAGCATAATCCGGCGGGCTATGGAGCGGCAACTGGTTTCTTTGCAGCTTCACAACCTCAGGGATTTCTGCCATGATCGTCATCGGGTGGTGGATGATTACCCATATGGTGGTGGTGCGGGGATGGTTATGCGGCCTGAGCCGGCTATTCGGGCGATTCAATCCCTTCGGGATGGAGATCGTCCGGCCTCCGTTATTCTTACTTCCCCCCAGGGAGATATTTTTTCCCAGGAGATGGCTGCCGAGCTAGTCGAGGAAAATCGATTAATCTTTTTTTGCGGTCATTATGAGGGAGTTGATGAACGCATCCGCTCGCATGTGGATCGTGAAATCAGCATTGGCGATTACGTCCTGACTGGTGGTGAATTGCCGGCCATGGTGATTATCGACGCAGTGGTGCGACTGCTGCCCGGAGTTCTTGGCTCTGCCGAATCGCTGGCTGAGGAAAGTTTTTCTCCATTACTGGAATATCCCCACTATACCAGGCCGGCGGAGTTTGAGGGAATGGCGGTTCCCGATGTCCTGCGTTCAGGGCATCACCAGCAGATCAGCGAGTGGCGCCGGCAGCAGGCATTGTGGCGGACCTTTTGCCGCCGACCTGATCTTCTGGAAAATATCGCGCTTTCCCCGACCGAAAAAAGACTTTTATCCGGTTGGAAGGCTGACAGAGAGAAGTAA
- a CDS encoding UvrD-helicase domain-containing protein, translated as MAEICFEKSEHNPDMLLSGLNPGQRQAVKNCQGPLLILAGAGSGKTRVIVHRIAYMIDCEEIAPAGILAVTFTNKAAGEMRERVHRMVGARAGQIWINTFHSTCSRILRSHISQLGYTDRFVIYDDKDQLSLIKEVFQKLNLSELALKPEIARSVINDAKNKGIDDHDFANRAATFQEQKIAEIYRMYQQQLQNYDALDFGDLHLLTVKLFSTYPEVLAEYQQRFQYVLVDEYQDTNEVQYRLLRLLTELHGNLCVVGDDDQSIYSWRGARLKNILDFEADYSSAKVIRLEENYRSTQNILAAANGVISHNRKRKGKDLWTRNQTGELVTVYVTDDEYEEARFIIDKIRDHGRDLADYAVFYRTNAQSRVLEETLSRQGVPYVIVGGFRFYDRAEIKDLLAYLRVINNPRDSISLLRIINVPTRGVGKKTVENLKNLAVEKVCSLGRAVELWLDEGSGSGKSRQAIAEFVRQIQHWRQIQEQVSVVDLLKEIIAATDYHNWLQRGSNKHLYDSKKENIAELFNSIISWEQAHEEPSLADYLESVALISAVDREDLEQSRVTLMTLHGAKGLEFPVVFMAGMEEGLFPNRKCYNRDAEMEEERRLCYVGMTRAREKLYMIASRSRQFHGVRNENKPSRFLLDIPRELIDAQAAGAAVQRSAVQYRKFKSPSSFQPSATAVKKNRQPVSGALSSAEFAVGSKIEHPVFGPGVVAATEGSDDNAKLVIIFRDRGRKKIALKYASLKKS; from the coding sequence ATGGCTGAAATATGTTTTGAAAAATCTGAGCACAACCCTGATATGCTGCTTTCCGGCTTGAATCCCGGGCAGCGTCAGGCGGTAAAAAACTGTCAGGGTCCGCTGCTTATTCTTGCCGGTGCCGGTAGTGGTAAAACCCGGGTCATTGTCCACCGGATAGCCTATATGATTGATTGTGAAGAGATTGCTCCTGCCGGCATTCTCGCGGTAACATTTACCAATAAAGCTGCTGGGGAAATGCGGGAACGGGTTCACCGGATGGTGGGGGCACGTGCCGGACAAATATGGATCAATACTTTTCACAGTACCTGCTCCCGGATTCTGCGATCTCATATTTCCCAACTTGGTTATACCGATAGATTCGTTATTTATGATGATAAGGATCAGTTGAGTTTAATTAAGGAAGTGTTTCAGAAATTAAATCTTTCCGAACTGGCCCTCAAGCCGGAAATAGCCCGATCAGTCATTAATGATGCCAAAAACAAGGGTATTGATGATCATGATTTTGCCAACCGGGCGGCTACTTTTCAGGAGCAGAAAATAGCGGAAATTTATCGCATGTATCAGCAGCAGTTACAAAATTACGATGCTCTTGATTTCGGCGACCTTCACTTGCTGACGGTAAAACTTTTTTCTACTTATCCGGAAGTTCTGGCTGAATACCAGCAGCGATTTCAATACGTGCTGGTTGATGAGTATCAGGATACCAATGAAGTGCAGTATCGTCTGTTGCGGTTGCTTACTGAGCTGCATGGAAACTTATGTGTGGTGGGAGATGATGATCAGTCCATCTACAGCTGGCGGGGGGCCAGACTAAAAAATATCCTTGATTTTGAAGCTGATTATTCCAGCGCCAAGGTCATTCGCCTGGAAGAAAATTATCGCTCCACCCAGAATATTCTCGCGGCTGCCAACGGGGTTATTTCCCACAACCGTAAGCGTAAAGGGAAGGATTTATGGACCAGGAATCAGACCGGCGAGCTGGTGACTGTTTATGTTACCGATGATGAATATGAGGAAGCCCGTTTTATTATTGATAAAATCAGGGATCATGGACGGGATCTGGCCGATTATGCGGTTTTCTACCGCACTAACGCCCAGTCACGGGTGTTGGAAGAGACCCTGAGCCGGCAGGGGGTTCCCTATGTTATTGTCGGTGGTTTCAGGTTTTATGACCGGGCGGAAATTAAAGATCTGCTGGCCTATTTGCGGGTGATCAATAATCCCCGGGACAGTATCAGTTTGTTGCGGATTATTAATGTCCCGACCCGCGGGGTGGGAAAGAAAACCGTTGAAAATCTGAAAAACCTGGCAGTGGAAAAAGTTTGTTCCCTTGGCCGGGCGGTTGAATTGTGGCTTGATGAGGGCTCCGGTTCCGGAAAAAGCAGACAGGCAATAGCCGAATTTGTCCGGCAGATTCAACATTGGCGCCAAATTCAGGAACAAGTATCGGTGGTTGATCTGCTTAAAGAGATTATTGCGGCGACTGATTACCATAACTGGCTCCAACGGGGGAGTAATAAGCATCTCTACGACAGTAAAAAAGAGAATATTGCCGAATTATTTAATTCAATTATTTCCTGGGAGCAGGCTCATGAAGAACCTTCCTTGGCTGACTATCTGGAGTCAGTGGCCCTGATTAGTGCGGTTGACCGGGAGGATCTGGAGCAGTCACGGGTGACATTGATGACCTTGCATGGGGCCAAAGGGCTGGAGTTTCCGGTGGTTTTTATGGCCGGGATGGAAGAAGGTCTGTTCCCCAACCGCAAATGTTATAATCGGGATGCGGAAATGGAGGAAGAGCGTCGTTTATGTTATGTGGGTATGACCAGGGCCCGGGAAAAGCTTTATATGATTGCCAGCCGCAGCCGGCAGTTTCATGGGGTTCGGAATGAGAATAAACCGTCCCGCTTCTTGCTTGATATCCCCCGGGAATTGATTGATGCTCAAGCGGCCGGGGCTGCTGTCCAGCGATCAGCGGTCCAGTACAGGAAATTTAAAAGTCCCTCGTCATTTCAGCCATCAGCTACCGCGGTGAAAAAAAACAGGCAGCCGGTGTCTGGGGCATTGTCCTCGGCTGAATTTGCTGTTGGTTCTAAAATAGAACATCCGGTTTTTGGTCCCGGAGTGGTGGCCGCAACGGAAGGAAGCGATGATAATGCCAAACTGGTAATAATTTTCCGTGACCGGGGCCGCAAAAAAATAGCTTTGAAATATGCTTCTCTGAAAAAAAGCTGA
- the rplS gene encoding 50S ribosomal protein L19 yields MNQIQQLEQDFLRMDVPPFKAGDTVKVHVKIREGEKERIQIFQGFVLRRQGESNRETFTVRKVSAGIGVERTFPLHTPLVDKIEVVARGRVRRAKLYYMRALRGKAARIKTIR; encoded by the coding sequence ATGAACCAGATACAGCAGCTTGAACAAGATTTTTTAAGGATGGATGTGCCGCCTTTCAAGGCCGGTGACACGGTTAAGGTGCATGTTAAAATCCGTGAGGGAGAAAAAGAGCGCATCCAGATATTTCAGGGTTTTGTTCTCCGGCGTCAGGGCGAATCAAACCGGGAAACCTTTACTGTCCGCAAGGTATCCGCTGGTATTGGGGTTGAACGAACCTTCCCGCTTCATACGCCGTTGGTTGATAAAATAGAGGTGGTTGCCCGTGGCCGGGTACGGCGAGCTAAGCTGTATTACATGAGAGCCCTGCGAGGGAAAGCGGCAAGGATCAAAACCATCAGGTAA
- a CDS encoding KH domain-containing protein — translation MLKDLVEYLAKALVDNPEEVKVTEVEGESAITLELSVAKTDLGKVIGRQGKTARAMRTILGASSAKLGKKSILEIVE, via the coding sequence ATGCTGAAAGATTTGGTCGAATATCTTGCTAAAGCTCTGGTGGACAACCCTGAAGAGGTTAAAGTGACTGAGGTTGAAGGGGAAAGTGCTATAACGCTGGAACTGTCGGTGGCCAAAACTGATCTGGGCAAGGTAATTGGCCGGCAGGGAAAAACAGCTCGGGCGATGCGCACAATCCTGGGGGCATCATCGGCTAAGCTGGGCAAGAAAAGTATTTTAGAGATTGTTGAATAA
- the rpsP gene encoding 30S ribosomal protein S16, translating to MAVRIRLTRRGAKKKPFYRIVVADSEAPRDGRFIEVLGTYDPRKEPSEITMKMDKVDYWLGKGALPTAVVANLIRRSAPQE from the coding sequence ATGGCAGTAAGAATCAGATTAACCCGTAGAGGCGCAAAGAAAAAGCCTTTTTACCGTATCGTGGTAGCTGACTCAGAAGCTCCCCGTGATGGGCGTTTCATCGAAGTGCTGGGGACCTATGATCCTCGTAAAGAACCAAGTGAAATCACCATGAAAATGGATAAAGTGGACTACTGGTTGGGCAAAGGGGCGCTGCCCACTGCTGTAGTGGCTAATTTGATTAGAAGATCTGCTCCTCAGGAATAA